In one Streptomyces marincola genomic region, the following are encoded:
- a CDS encoding plasmid stabilization protein, which yields MPKGSTSKQERQYEHIKEGAKKRGASAGRAKEIAARTVNKERARSGQAASASRSSTRGDSPSRRGGKASGGGRAQGSGAKGGTATRDELYEQAKRRDIKGRSSMTKQQLAKALGR from the coding sequence ATGCCCAAGGGATCGACCTCCAAGCAGGAGCGTCAGTACGAACACATCAAGGAGGGCGCCAAGAAGCGCGGCGCCTCCGCGGGGCGCGCCAAGGAGATCGCCGCCCGGACGGTGAACAAGGAGCGCGCGCGCTCGGGACAGGCGGCCTCGGCCAGCCGCTCATCCACCCGCGGCGACTCGCCCTCCCGGCGCGGCGGCAAGGCGTCGGGCGGCGGGCGCGCGCAGGGCAGCGGCGCGAAGGGGGGAACGGCGACGCGCGACGAGCTGTACGAGCAGGCCAAGCGGCGCGACATCAAGGGCCGCTCCTCCATGACCAAACAGCAGCTGGCCAAGGCGCTCGGCCGCTGA
- a CDS encoding TetR/AcrR family transcriptional regulator, whose product MPRSPAALRGQIRASALRLFAEHGFRATSLQDIASDAGCSKASLLYHFANKDAILSELLAPVGERTAALLAGLDALTGERKARAAVSGLVDLALGHSAEFRLLFEDLPRLVADPGMHPVPDAAERLLGALAAGSPGPRARAAAGLVLGGIVMSAFGDGADRGEDMRAGLVEAALRALGLAPDPPPGT is encoded by the coding sequence ATGCCCCGCTCTCCCGCCGCGCTGCGCGGCCAGATCCGAGCCTCCGCGCTGCGGCTGTTCGCCGAGCACGGCTTCCGGGCCACCTCGCTCCAGGACATCGCGTCCGACGCGGGCTGCTCGAAGGCGTCGCTGCTCTACCACTTCGCGAACAAGGACGCGATCCTCTCCGAGCTGCTCGCCCCCGTCGGGGAGCGCACGGCCGCGCTCCTGGCCGGTCTCGACGCGCTGACGGGCGAGCGCAAGGCGCGGGCGGCCGTGTCCGGCCTGGTGGATCTCGCACTGGGCCACAGCGCCGAGTTCCGGCTGCTGTTCGAGGACCTGCCGCGGCTGGTCGCCGACCCGGGCATGCACCCGGTGCCCGACGCGGCGGAACGCCTGCTCGGCGCCCTGGCCGCCGGTTCCCCCGGGCCGCGCGCACGGGCCGCGGCCGGGCTCGTCCTCGGCGGCATCGTCATGTCCGCGTTCGGCGACGGAGCCGACCGCGGCGAGGACATGAGGGCGGGCCTGGTCGAGGCCGCGCTGCGCGCGCTCGGCCTCGCGCCCGACCCGCCCCCCGGCACCTGA
- a CDS encoding MMPL family transporter, with protein MATLLYRLGRISFRRRGRVLALWLLMLALLGGAAASFSGTMSDDFTMPGTEAQEAMDLLERDFPQASGAGGTVVVAAPEGETLDQAALAPLVREAAEVPGVAAAMDPFTTGAVSPDGRYALIQVQFDAAAQDLSEAQTEAFEQVGADAEGLRVEHGGEAVTAHAGPHASAAEVVGVLVAAVVLVITFGSLVAAGMTLLNALIGVGVGMAGLYALSGAVELSATAPILALMLGLAVGIDYSLFITSRYRQYLSEGVPAEEAAGRATGTAGSAVVFAGATVVIALCGLSVVGIPFLTVMGLAAAATVAVAVLVALTLLPAILGFAGPRVLSRKERSGRSTGQPGREGAGFAWGRLVTRLRVPVLLAGVVGLGALTLPAQDMRLALPDASTAAEDTPQRQAYDLTAEGFGPGFNGRLVAVVTAGSPEGTASAAQEAEALISGTDGVVAVTPPQPNEQGTTALLNVTPATGPSDAATEDLVHDIRERVAGIDGADVALTGTTAVGIDVSEKLSDALPVYLLLVVGLSVLLLMLVFRSVLVPLKAAAGFLLTVGATFGITVAVFQQGHLADLVGLDTTGPLVSFLPILLIGILFGLAMDYEVFLVSRMREDYVHGDTPSQATINGLGHNGRVVAAAAVIMTAVFAGFVLTDDPIIKSIGFALALGVVIDAFIVRMTLVPAAMSLLGRAAWWLPRPLDRALPNLDIEGERLRHRLAGEHEEQERREHAGT; from the coding sequence ATGGCTACCCTGCTGTACCGGCTCGGCCGGATATCCTTCCGCCGCCGCGGGCGCGTGCTCGCCCTGTGGCTGCTCATGCTCGCCCTGCTCGGCGGCGCGGCGGCGAGCTTCAGCGGCACGATGTCGGACGACTTCACGATGCCGGGCACCGAGGCCCAGGAGGCCATGGACCTGCTGGAACGCGACTTCCCGCAGGCGTCGGGAGCCGGGGGCACGGTCGTCGTCGCGGCGCCTGAGGGCGAGACGCTCGACCAGGCCGCGCTCGCCCCGCTCGTCCGGGAGGCGGCCGAGGTGCCCGGGGTCGCCGCCGCCATGGACCCGTTCACCACCGGCGCCGTCTCGCCCGACGGCAGGTACGCCCTGATCCAGGTGCAGTTCGACGCCGCGGCGCAGGACCTGTCGGAGGCGCAGACGGAGGCCTTCGAGCAGGTCGGCGCGGACGCCGAGGGGCTGCGCGTCGAGCACGGCGGCGAGGCCGTGACCGCGCACGCGGGGCCGCACGCCTCTGCCGCCGAAGTGGTCGGCGTCCTCGTGGCGGCGGTCGTGCTGGTCATCACGTTCGGCTCGCTGGTCGCGGCCGGCATGACCCTGCTCAACGCGCTCATCGGCGTCGGCGTCGGCATGGCCGGTCTCTACGCGCTCAGCGGTGCGGTGGAACTGAGCGCCACCGCGCCCATCCTGGCCCTGATGCTGGGCCTGGCCGTCGGTATCGACTACTCCCTGTTCATCACCTCCCGCTACCGCCAGTACCTCTCCGAGGGCGTGCCGGCCGAGGAGGCCGCGGGGCGGGCCACCGGCACCGCGGGCTCCGCCGTCGTGTTCGCCGGCGCCACCGTGGTGATCGCCCTGTGCGGTCTGTCGGTGGTCGGTATCCCGTTCCTCACCGTGATGGGCCTGGCCGCCGCCGCGACCGTCGCCGTCGCGGTGCTCGTGGCCCTGACGCTGCTGCCCGCCATCCTCGGCTTCGCCGGGCCGCGGGTCCTCTCCCGCAAGGAGCGGTCCGGCCGGTCCACCGGGCAGCCGGGACGCGAGGGCGCCGGCTTCGCGTGGGGCCGGCTGGTCACGCGGCTGCGCGTGCCGGTGCTGCTGGCCGGCGTCGTCGGGCTCGGGGCGCTCACCCTGCCCGCGCAGGACATGCGGCTGGCCCTGCCCGACGCCTCGACCGCGGCCGAGGACACCCCGCAGCGGCAGGCGTACGACCTGACCGCCGAGGGCTTCGGGCCCGGGTTCAACGGGCGCCTGGTCGCCGTCGTCACCGCCGGTTCACCGGAGGGGACGGCATCGGCGGCGCAGGAGGCCGAGGCGCTGATCTCCGGCACCGACGGCGTCGTGGCCGTGACGCCGCCGCAGCCCAACGAGCAGGGCACCACGGCCCTGCTGAACGTCACGCCCGCCACCGGCCCGTCGGACGCCGCGACCGAGGACCTGGTCCACGACATCCGCGAACGCGTCGCCGGCATCGACGGCGCCGACGTGGCCCTGACCGGCACCACGGCTGTGGGCATCGACGTCTCGGAGAAGCTGTCCGACGCCCTGCCCGTCTACCTCCTCCTGGTCGTCGGCCTCTCGGTCCTGCTGCTGATGCTCGTCTTCCGTTCCGTCCTGGTGCCTCTCAAGGCGGCGGCCGGCTTCCTGCTGACCGTCGGCGCGACGTTCGGCATCACCGTCGCCGTGTTCCAGCAGGGCCACCTGGCCGACCTCGTGGGCCTCGACACCACGGGGCCGCTGGTGAGCTTCCTGCCGATCCTCCTGATCGGCATCCTCTTCGGCCTGGCCATGGACTACGAGGTCTTCCTCGTCTCCCGCATGCGCGAGGACTACGTGCACGGCGACACGCCGAGCCAGGCCACGATCAACGGCCTCGGCCACAACGGCCGGGTGGTGGCCGCCGCCGCGGTCATCATGACGGCGGTCTTCGCCGGGTTCGTCCTGACCGACGACCCCATCATCAAGTCCATCGGCTTCGCGCTCGCGCTCGGCGTGGTCATCGACGCGTTCATCGTCCGCATGACCCTGGTGCCGGCCGCGATGTCCCTGCTCGGCCGGGCCGCCTGGTGGCTGCCCCGCCCCCTGGACCGCGCGCTGCCCAACCTGGACATCGAGGGCGAACGGCTGCGGCACCGGCTCGCCGGCGAGCACGAGGAGCAGGAACGCCGGGAGCACGCCGGCACCTGA
- a CDS encoding TetR/AcrR family transcriptional regulator, translated as METRERADAARNRARVLSAAARLLAEDDPRMVTMEDIARAAGVGRGTLYRRYPDVSSIAAALLDEHERLLQGELLRGAPPLGPGAPPHERLAAFLSAMVDLLDRHSHLALGAEVGAKRYTVGAYGFWRAHVLALLRQAGAPDPEALADVVLAPLAPELFLHQRAQGVTTDRIKAALTRLAHATTA; from the coding sequence GTGGAGACGAGGGAACGCGCGGACGCGGCGCGCAACCGAGCCAGGGTGCTCTCCGCGGCGGCCCGGCTGCTCGCCGAGGACGACCCCCGCATGGTCACGATGGAGGACATCGCCCGCGCCGCCGGCGTCGGACGGGGCACCCTCTACCGCCGCTACCCGGACGTGTCATCCATCGCGGCGGCGCTGCTCGACGAACATGAACGACTGCTCCAGGGCGAGCTGTTGCGCGGCGCCCCGCCGCTGGGCCCCGGAGCGCCGCCCCACGAGCGACTCGCCGCCTTCCTCTCGGCCATGGTCGACCTGCTGGACCGGCACAGCCACCTCGCCCTCGGAGCCGAGGTCGGAGCCAAGCGCTACACGGTCGGCGCCTACGGCTTCTGGCGCGCTCACGTTCTCGCGCTTCTTCGCCAGGCCGGCGCCCCTGATCCCGAAGCCCTCGCGGATGTCGTGCTCGCGCCCCTCGCGCCCGAGCTCTTCCTCCACCAGCGCGCCCAGGGGGTGACGACCGACCGCATCAAGGCCGCGCTCACCCGGCTCGCGCACGCGACCACGGCATGA
- a CDS encoding FMN-dependent NADH-azoreductase — protein MPTAAPTLLRIDSSARRTSFSREIGDAVADAWRRAHPDGTYLRRDLALTPVPQISEAWTELCDYVLAHRITEIARYKEAVRSQDQAAAWAIVEPLLTELVAADTVLIVAPMYNFSVPASLKAWIDQVTFPKMSLAGRRFVVAHARGGAYGPGAPRHPYDHQERYLRDFFAGHFAVPHEAMTFLGTELVNSRVDPALADRREAHETSRADALAAARMLGAAL, from the coding sequence GTGCCCACTGCCGCACCGACCCTGCTGCGCATCGACTCCAGCGCCCGCCGCACCTCCTTCAGCCGGGAGATCGGTGACGCCGTCGCGGATGCCTGGCGTCGCGCCCATCCCGATGGCACCTACCTCCGGCGCGACCTCGCGCTCACTCCGGTCCCCCAGATAAGCGAAGCCTGGACCGAGCTGTGCGACTACGTCCTGGCGCACCGGATCACCGAGATCGCCCGGTACAAGGAGGCGGTGCGCAGCCAGGATCAGGCCGCGGCCTGGGCGATCGTCGAGCCGCTGCTGACCGAGCTCGTCGCCGCTGACACCGTCCTCATCGTCGCCCCCATGTACAACTTCTCCGTCCCCGCGTCGCTCAAAGCGTGGATCGACCAGGTGACTTTCCCGAAGATGTCCCTGGCCGGACGGCGCTTCGTGGTGGCCCATGCCCGGGGCGGGGCCTACGGACCCGGTGCTCCGCGCCACCCCTACGACCACCAGGAGCGCTACCTGCGTGACTTCTTCGCCGGGCACTTCGCCGTCCCGCACGAGGCGATGACCTTCCTCGGCACCGAACTGGTCAACTCCCGCGTCGACCCCGCACTCGCCGATCGCCGTGAGGCCCACGAAACGTCCCGCGCGGACGCACTGGCGGCGGCCAGGATGCTCGGAGCAGCCCTGTGA
- a CDS encoding DMT family transporter, whose amino-acid sequence MSWLLLIAAALVEVAWSQSIKPTAGFTRPLPTLVCFALAAVAVYLLSLAMLELPVGTAYAVFTGIGAVGAITLGVIVHKDPVTAGRVLALTLIVGGVALARVTAPDT is encoded by the coding sequence GTGAGCTGGCTGCTGCTCATCGCCGCGGCCCTGGTCGAGGTCGCCTGGTCGCAGAGCATCAAGCCCACGGCGGGCTTCACCCGCCCGCTGCCGACGCTGGTGTGCTTCGCGCTCGCCGCCGTCGCGGTCTACCTGTTGTCCCTGGCGATGCTGGAGCTGCCGGTCGGTACGGCCTACGCCGTGTTCACGGGTATCGGCGCCGTCGGCGCCATCACCCTCGGCGTCATCGTGCACAAGGACCCCGTGACCGCGGGACGCGTCCTCGCGCTCACTCTGATCGTCGGGGGCGTGGCCCTGGCCCGCGTGACCGCCCCGGACACCTGA